TACGAGTGTAGTGACCAGATTGGTTTCGTATGGTGCAGCCATGCTAACGTGTTATGGAACACGCTGATGCGAGAATTTATGTTGATGGAAGATGGATGGCGGGTATAGGTAGTATGGGTTTGGATGAAGTGCTTTGTGACTTAAATGGAAGTTGGTTGACTAGAGTTTCGACGAGCCTAGGGTAGGGGAATTCATTCCTTGCGGAATTCCTTGTCGTTGTACATGGTATGAACCGTGTATGGATTTGGGTCATAAGGATGTTGTGTGCGCCTCAAATTGCAAAGATGTTATGGAGGTTCTCGCGAACAATGTGGATGTTACCACAACTTGGGGAACAATACTATTCTTCGCATTAGAATTATGTTTCACTGGTGATGGGCAATTAGATTGTCTCTTATTCATATGGAGCAAAATTCAGTGGCTAATGCTTTAACTCAGCAAGCAACGATTGACTGATTTTCTCGTTTTGTCTAGAGATTTCCTCCTTCCAGCATGGTGGTGCTTCAGTACCGAGACGCTCTAGATTAGCATCATTTGTTGTCTTTTAATTTTCCATTTGTAACCAGCAAAATTAGAAGAACTTTTTTTAGTTTattcataaaatttaaattcaatttaaaataaatgatttttcaaaatgtttttactatttaatttcaagtctaaaatttaaattaagatTAAGAACTTTGAAGTTTCTCACTAGAATCTTATATCGATCAGATATAAAAACGTATCTTTCGATTGAATGACACTTTTACAATTTTAAATGTGAAGGTGTCTCCATCTTAtctggagaaaaaaaaaaaaaaccttcaatTTTTACAAATCACTTTTAAGGAAAATGAAATAGATTTATACTTTATAGTGTCTTCCCATACTCTCATCTACCCTGCCTAATAGGATCAAATAGTGATATTTTTTCGTGCCCAAATAACACATGAGAAAACTAAGATGGACCTTAGTCACACAAAGCCTCTAATCCACATGGTTCACACGCTCTAAAAAAAGTGATAACTTATAGTTGGGAAGAAGATTAACAATTTCATTAAATCACCTCATGAATAAGGAAATTTTGACTTGCCCGTTGCATAAACCCTCTTGGTTCTCATTCCTAAGTGGATAGACAACTACATTCAAATAGTTTTTGGACCATCAAATCAAACTATGTGATATTCTTTATAATCTCATTAGTCATTACAAAAATCTTGGTAAATCATGTAAGATTGTTTCTACAACATATCATATCATAAGCCCTCTGCAATGCAGTTTCATTCTCGAAAAAGGGACAATTGGTAATGCCATCAACCTCCAAAAGAAGCTGTGAATCACACGACaaatttaaagaagaaactggggAACCTTGCCTTTAGGTGGATGTAGGAATCATATGTATAACAGTCTAGACCGATGTTTCCTTGAAACCATACAAAGAGAATTTGGATATCAAGAAAGTCTATTACTTTTATCATGCACTGTGTTCCAACATCCAAACTATCAGTTCTATGAATTGGAGACTGGCTACCAATTTTTAGCCTGAAGACAGGACTTCCACTATCTCCTTAATTTGTGCTTTACATGGAGAAAaacagatttttttattttttatttttttacgtTGGTAATTTAAGTTGAAATTTAGGAACTGATGGGATGAAATAAAAGTAGAAACTACCTACTTGCAAAAGGTATGAAGTTTGATGTGCATGTGCacatttttctcaaaaaaatatgtatattgtATTCACGAATGCTTCATGCCGTATGGATCTTTTTCTGCATCATTATTTTGAAATCATCCACTAATCATATGGTAGCACATTTTTATCTCTTCATGAATATTTGTCGCTCATTGAACCTGAATCAAcacataaaataattttactcaAACATCAATACTTATGCTAGAATAATAATATCACTGCAATGCAAACATAGTTACATGATTACATGGGGCTTTAGAGGTCAGGTCATGGTGTTCTTTGCATCTAGACGTGgtgttccttttctttttttggaacAAGCGATTGTCTCTAACATGTTACATGGATATCAGATCTTGTCCCTTCTAGCTTAACACTCACTTTGCTTTAAATATGGCAGATGTCACTCCTAAATCCTAATCTGGAGTTACAATATACAGACGGTTCTTATTTGGCCTTTCAGAAGGTGCAAAAGGCAATTAAGCCAACGTGGATTGACAGACTTGACCATCAGGACTTGGATTTGAGCCTAACTCTCTCAAGGGTCTGGGTCCGAATCTCCCTATGTAAAGAAAATCCCAAGTTGGTGGATATTCTCTCGGTAAGATCTCCTAGCGCTTCAACATGCTATTGGCGTAGTCTACACCACGCAGACCTATACTGGCCTCCACATGGAAGCAGAAAATTATTGCTTCCAACAAAAGAGTATTGCATGGAAACATGTGTAGGGCTGGTGAATCGCGTAGACGAACATACCATACCAATAAGAGCCATATCATAATTCTAAAGTACCTTTTTCACAAAATGGTTAATGACAGCAATTTTGTTAAACAAGCTCCACCATATAAAATCACGAGTTAGCCCTTAAGCTAACATATTTAGAGCTTTAATTCTATGATAAAATATGTATAACCTAACCCTTGTCCTTTGCCATCATGACAGCTAttaaattctctccatctttgTCCTATCTTCTATTTATAGACTGCCACTAATTCTTGATCAGTTATAGAAACTGCTAGACGTTTTCTGATGCATTGAAAGAAAACAGGTACTTGGTTATCAAAGTTTCTAGTGATTGGCTTTCTGCAAAATTTCCAGTTTAACCATTTTGATAGAACCAATTGACCAAACATATTACATCACATGGAATAGTTCAAAATTCATACAAGATGGAAAACACTAGACAATTCCCAATGCAAGAAGACACTGATGCTATCTCCCTAACAAGTTTAACTGTAACTAAAATCTCACTatcataatttaattatttcccAACACCTGCGTTTCTCCACAGCTAAAGTGAACTCCAAAGTTGAAAGTTGCAGTTACTTGCAAATTATCCACTGGAAAAGAGGAAACTGAATCTAGAATGCACAATACTGTAAAGCTCTCAAGTTGTACTCTGTTAGCCTGCTGAAGCAGTTGTCTGTGTAAGGGGCTCTTTTCTACAGTCACAATCACAAGTATTGTTCTTGTATCCTAGCACGGTTCTCTTCCCACCACAATCTGGCGTGCACTTCTCCAAATTTTTCGCGGCTGtgcaaaagaaaattttaatttaaatgaatgTGATTGGTCATAAAAATTCAGCTTTTGAATATACAGCAAAAGCTTTGGTCAAACAATGCCATAATGTCCTGTTATAAATCATGTTTCATGACAGACTTTTAAATTCCAAATCCGTCTTAATGATTTGGTGTATACCTccaatttaatttataaaaccTAGAAGCTTAAAAAAATCAGAGAATCAAATTACTAAGCATAAACAAGATACCAAAATTAAGGAAAGAcaattttcaaaaatccagGAGCAACACAACTTGGTTAGGACTTGGGAGGTATCATGCACCAGTTAAGATAGTTAGCTACAAAGAATTAAAAACTTTTGCATTAAAATAGTTTATTTTCCATTCTTATGATTTCTGCATACCTGAACCGGACACGCCTAAGTTCTCTAGCTCCACCTGGCAGCGCTCTGATGGTGATGTATACTCCTGGTTCATCCTGTTCGACCCATTCGGTTTCCATTTCACTGGCATTGCTGATTGAAAGCTCACCTGAGCGATCTTCCTCTCCCGAGGAACTTGTCCTTACAGAACCTTCAATGGATGATCTCTCAGTCTTTGGCACACTAATGGTGGAAAGATTAGGTGTTGATCCTAAACCGCTTGTTTCATAACGAGGTTGAGGTTGCCTTTGGTGGTGATCCAGTGAATCTGATGAGGAGTAACCCATTCCCATTGGTTGGTGAAGATGACGGGGCAGGCGCTCTTTACTGAGAGGAGGAGTGGCAGGGCTGTCCCTCGCAGATTCAATCCTTGAGctctgaaaaagaaaaagagaagtcGATTCAAAACTGAATATTCTAAATGAATTGCTCATGTGAATATAAAAGGTAACAATCCACTGCCTTAGTTAATTTATAGGTCACAGATTAAGTAGGAAGACAATCCTTGCACAACTCCATGCAATTCAAAGCCAGGTTTACCACTCAAACTCATGCATTGGTTTGGAATACACATTTAATCATGAAATTCTCAACAACAAATAACACAAAGGTGAATCCTCACCTCATCCTCAGATCTAGGTGGGGTTGGAAGAGGAACTGCATTTTGATCGAACCTTTGAACATTGTACAACTCCATGACCTTGTCGTAATTCTCTGCCCACCACCTCTGTGCTTGCCATTTATTGAACATTTCACGGCTGATCACACACATAAAATAATTAGATAAAAGAAGAAACCTGACATCTAACACAAGCACATTTTCCTTCATCAAAAAACTTTCAGCCTGTATAGGACTAAAATGGTCAGCTCATTTTGGGAGACAGCACTGGTATAGTAGTATAGACCCAAACATTTCAAAAAGTTTATAAACAGCTCCATCCCCTGGGTTCTGGGGAAACTGTTTGTGCTCAGGGTACACAAATTATTTACCAATTGATGCACCCCTGGAAGTTTTACCTACCCAGAACTATAAGTCCAAATGAGATTTGGATAATTGGATCCCCCAACATGGTTGCGTTGAGCAAAAAAAGCAGTTAAATTTTATGCTACTACAACCTCCATACGTTGTTTCCAAATTGTTGTGAGAGTGACTTAATAGAAACCTAAACTTTTATGAAAGATAGAAGTGCCTTAAGTTATAACTTGTACCAGTTATAGTTAAATCGTGTAAGTTAATGAAAATATTCAATAACAATAAAGTAGAATTTATGTTCATAAACTATTTATTGAATGGACCCTTCTAGTTTAATTCGTGTATTAAAATTTCCTTTATAATTCAGAACAGAGGGGAGTGTTCTTGACAAATTTGGTTGTCTTTCATAAAATGAAAATTGCTATGGCACAAAAGTGAGGCTGGCCTATTTAATTGCATAGCTTCCTTTACTTTATTTCCCCCTTTTACACCCCCTCTGTTCTTTGttcttttccctttttctttttgggggaTGAGAGGAGGGAGGGCATTTGAATGATCAGGCTAGGagataaaaaccctttttgctttTGCCCCGTTCTATAACAACCAGTGAAGCATGAGTTACTGACAGTGGAACAAAGCTAGAGGCAATACAAACAAGATAGATGCTGCCAATCTAGAATCTGGACAGCCTTTGAAAAGTATGTGATCACTCTCAAACAAACATGTACTTAATGCCAGATCAAAGAAGTGAAAGTTTAAACAACCAAAGGACAAAGTTACACTGGTTAAAAAGCTAGTTGCCTCTGCCAAATGACAATTCTGACATCCTGAAGCTACTCGCATAAGCTTCTccccataattaattttgaatttagaaTCAATTACACTAAGAGCTCGTGCAATTTCCAAAACATACAAGAGAGAAGGGTAGTACCTGAACCGTATCCTCTTCAGATCATTCCCACCCTGAGGCAATGAAACAAAAGTAATAAGCACACCAGGCTCCACTTGTGCAATCCATTCCCTGGGCTCATCCTCCTCCGTTAACATCACTGACTCAGTACGTCCACTCACTGATGCTGGTGTTCCTTCCCCACTGGAAAGCCCTTTCAGTCTTGCTTCCATTTCCTTACCCCACATCCTTGGGGTTGAATTGGAGCTACCAGTTCGGTGGTAGGCCATGTGGAACCTTGCTGAATCTGAGCCCACATCAGAGTCAGCATACTTTCGATTCTTGTTATTATTGGAAGATCTTGAACAAGGCTTGCAATTCTTATAGGCCCCAGAAGCCTTCACTGCCATGTCCTTGATCTGGTAAACAAAAACTAGCTCTTTGTCACCacagagaaaaacaaaataagaaaacaTTGAAAGACAACACAATTGGGTATCTTCTATTCCATGATTTGTTCCTCAAACTTCAAGGAATCACAAAAATGAAATCCTACATGCCAGGGCAGGAACAAGAACATGGACTTTTATAAAACTGACAAATTCATGTTAGCAAAATAATGAGTTTCTGAATCTCTTGTCTAACTATTAGCATTCAAATATGAAGAGAATTACACAATTGATTACTAAAACAGTTCTAAATGGCTTTGTGAATTAACCTGAGCAGTGAGAGCCTTGATGGCTTGCTTGGTGCTGGGTGTTTGCacagcttcttcctcttcttctggttGAAGAGATCCATTATTAAGCTGCTTGGAACAAGCTATGCAAGTCAACATTTCTGATACCCTTCACCTGATTCACACTCTAAACGGCAAAAGATCACCAAGTTACACCCCAAATCAAACCAATGCTGTTATTAGAAAAAGGTTGACACTTTGCAGCAATTAAACAAACAGAAGATCTGCAGTCAACTCAATCCACCCCAAAAACACAAAAACCAAatcctccattgaatgtgatgcagTGCACAAACCCAGTCAAATTCAAACAGTGATCCAATGAACAATGAGGACCAAAATCACAACATTTCAAACACCCCTTCAGGGAAGagatggagaaaaagaaggagaaggtaaaAGGGTAGGCTGAGATGTGAAAGATCTATGACAATGAGATCAAAATGCATTAAAAATGTAATCTTTATGATTTATTTATATAGCAGAGTTGGAGTAAACTAGACTCTGCCTCTCTCTAAGAGTCAGAGGAGACTTAACATAAGACACACAACACACGCATAACAACAAATACATAGAGTGCAAGTTAGAAACGAGTACCCTTTTCAGTGTTTGTGAAGAAGGGTCATTGAGATTCGGGTTCTATGAATGTATGTAGCTGATAACTCTACAACGTGTGAGGTTTGGCGTGATGACCTGGTCCA
This portion of the Lotus japonicus ecotype B-129 chromosome 3, LjGifu_v1.2 genome encodes:
- the LOC130746483 gene encoding protein Brevis radix-like 2, whose protein sequence is MLTCIACSKQLNNGSLQPEEEEEAVQTPSTKQAIKALTAQIKDMAVKASGAYKNCKPCSRSSNNNKNRKYADSDVGSDSARFHMAYHRTGSSNSTPRMWGKEMEARLKGLSSGEGTPASVSGRTESVMLTEEDEPREWIAQVEPGVLITFVSLPQGGNDLKRIRFSREMFNKWQAQRWWAENYDKVMELYNVQRFDQNAVPLPTPPRSEDESSRIESARDSPATPPLSKERLPRHLHQPMGMGYSSSDSLDHHQRQPQPRYETSGLGSTPNLSTISVPKTERSSIEGSVRTSSSGEEDRSGELSISNASEMETEWVEQDEPGVYITIRALPGGARELRRVRFSREKFGEVHARLWWEENRARIQEQYL